GGTGGAAGCCGTGCAGATGGCCCGTCAGATGTGCTCCGAGGTGGAGTTTTCGGCGGAAGACGCCACCCGCAGCGATTTCGACTACCTGGTGGAGGTCTTTGAGGCCGTCATCGAGCAGGGAGCCACGGTGATCAACGTGCCCGATACGGTGGGCTACTCCGAGCCGGAGGAAATCAGGAATCTCTTCGCCCGCCTCATCGAGGCCGTCCCCAACAGCGACCAGGCCATCTTTTCCTGCCATTGCCACAACGACCTGGGGCTGGCGGTGGCCAACTCGCTGGCAGGCATCCGGGGCGGCTGCCGACAGGTGGAATGCACCATCAACGGCATCGGCGAACGGGCCGGCAACGCCTCGCTGGAAGAAATCGCCATGGCCTTGCGTATCCGTTCCGACGTCCTGCCTTACCACACCGACATCGTCAGCGAAGAGATCGCCCGCACCAGCCGCCTGCTCATCAACCTGACCGGATCTTTCGTGCAGGCCAACAAGGCCATCGTGGGCCGCAACGCCTTCGCCCACGAAGCCGGAATTCACCAGGACGGCATGCTCAAGAACGCCCAGACCTACGAGATCATGACGCCCCAGTCGGTGGGGCTCACCGAGTCCAAGATCGTGCTGGGCAAGCATAGCGGACGTCACGCCCTGGCCAAGAAATTCGAGGAACTCGGATACACGCTGGACGCCGAACAGCTCAAGCGGGCCTATTTTTTCTTCACCAAGCTGGCCGACCAGAAGAAGGAAGTCTACGACGAAGATCTCATCGCCATCATCCAGGACGGCATGAAGATCATTCCCGACACCTACAAGCTCAAGTACATCCACTCTTCGGGCGGAAACCAGAAGCTGGCCGTGGCCATGGTCGAGCTGGTCAAGGGCG
This genomic stretch from Acidobacteriota bacterium harbors:
- a CDS encoding 2-isopropylmalate synthase, whose translation is MSEKIYVFDTTLRDGEQSPGCSMNLEEKLKMARQLERLNVDVIEAGFPIASQGDFEAVRAIAAEIRRPAIAGLCRANPKDIERAWEALKNAAKPRIHTFIATSDIHLQHKLRKTRQEVLKQAVEAVQMARQMCSEVEFSAEDATRSDFDYLVEVFEAVIEQGATVINVPDTVGYSEPEEIRNLFARLIEAVPNSDQAIFSCHCHNDLGLAVANSLAGIRGGCRQVECTINGIGERAGNASLEEIAMALRIRSDVLPYHTDIVSEEIARTSRLLINLTGSFVQANKAIVGRNAFAHEAGIHQDGMLKNAQTYEIMTPQSVGLTESKIVLGKHSGRHALAKKFEELGYTLDAEQLKRAYFFFTKLADQKKEVYDEDLIAIIQDGMKIIPDTYKLKYIHSSGGNQKLAVAMVELVKGDDVFVESSHGDGPIDACYRAIDRITGSEGQLLDYTVNSVTRGKDALGEVFVHVSIGGRSYTGKAASVDIFDASARAYLNAVNKALYEHRRQREKQQAASA